A window of the Phragmites australis chromosome 20, lpPhrAust1.1, whole genome shotgun sequence genome harbors these coding sequences:
- the LOC133901307 gene encoding uncharacterized protein LOC133901307, with product MAPKRRAQPARSDDSVELGLDGVKEPAKNRPPSPENEGSEEDEGSDKSGDARPARNASAGEVASSTGPKKSMPSGEVAQSPKPKKTRPAPSPKRGKKPPPPSQEEDRAQQEAAAAEEEVEDERVEESGEAQPETDEVAASPRPKRNEPSGEIARSPKPKKTKDALSPAPKRAKKPPPPPLDKEERGQEEAEEEQEVVGASPVRNVPVYESAAASPPRKTSGGENVVSPQHKKRGAASPGPKWAKKPTPPQQQEEDEAEEERAVGYEEVEEPSEVPAATGAPADKTAASSPQRKKRSKPSGDNDKRKEKKKKKKRGKPSAMPLLAESAVEQVGQEPAVNISQLQEMDDAEEEEKKKKRGKPSAMPLLAESVVEQVGQAPAGNISQPQEMDDAEEEKRKRGKPSAMPLLAESAVEQVGQAPAGNISQPQEMDDAEEEQAAAEEDRVEEPSEALPVKNASSAKLRISRPEKKSAVERSWSREDELRILTAMAKHAQTHGGALLEASNLFAALATSFDKRDADTDKLANKVRKLKGWHGRVRPQGCPTDDHGCRLFELCEIVWGNGASQNSSQLASMASRRSRKTSNSSHVVPEEALQEGSGGGEHADAPTGALAVDVGAPKDSSVPFVKDGEVNSGKCEDNGVQVDDDEQAKATFVRREFSELSRLYPDLAKEVKGYAHAHSSGELIMAAFETIGDDAAHDLDARCKKQRIDMFNLEMDQADLTKALLSTLAGRIN from the coding sequence ATGGCTCCCAAGCGCCGCGCCCAGCCGGCAAGATCAGACGACTCGGTGGAGTTGGGCCTCGACGGGGTGAAGGAGCCCGCCAAGAACCGTCCTCCGTCGCCGGAGAATGAAGGTTCCGAGGAGGACGAGGGAAGCGACAAGTCCGGTGACGCCCGGCCGGCGAGGAATGCGTCGGCCGGCGAGGTCGCCTCGTCCACTGGGCCAAAGAAAAGCATGCCCTCTGGCGAGGTCGCCCAGTCCCCCAAGCCCAAGAAGACGAGGCCCGCGCCGTCGCCGAAGCGGGGCAAGAAACCCCCGCCTCCGTCGCAGGAGGAGGATCGCGCCCAacaagaggcggcggcggcggaggaggaggtagAGGATGAGCGGGTCGAGGAGTCCGGCGAGGCCCAGCCGGAGACCGACGAGGTCGCCGCGTCTCCCCGGCCCAAGAGGAACGAGCCGTCCGGCGAGATCGCCCGCTCCCCTAAGCCCAAGAAGACTAAGGACGCGCTGTCGCCCGCACCGAAGCGGGCCAAGaaaccaccgccgccgccgctggacAAGGAGGAGCGCGGCCAAgaagaggcagaggaggagcaggaggtggTGGGGGCCTCGCCAGTGAGGAATGTGCCGGTCTACGAGTCTGCCGCCGCATCTCCGCCGCGCAAGACGTCCGGTGGTGAGAACGTCGTGTCCCCCCAACACAAAAAGAGGGGCGCGGCGTCTCCTGGGCCGAAGTGGGCCAAGAAGCCCACTccgccgcagcagcaggaggaagacgaggcggaggaggagcgtgCTGTAGGGTATGAGGAGGTCGAGGAGCCCAGCGAGGTCCCAGCTGCGACGGGCGCGCCAGCCGACAAGACCGCCGCGTCGTCTCCCCAGCGCAAGAAGAGGAGCAAGCCGTCCGGCGACAATGACAAGcgcaaggagaagaagaagaagaagaagcgggGGAAGCCGTCGGCCATGCCGCTGCTGGCTGAGTCCGCGGTGGAGCAGGTGGGACAGGAGCCCGCCGTCAACATCTCACAACTGCAGGAAATGGacgacgccgaggaggaggagaagaagaagaagcgggGGAAGCCGTCGGCCATGCCGCTGCTGGCTGAGTCCGTGGTGGAGCAGGTGGGACAGGCGCCCGCCGGCAACATCTCACAACCGCAGGAAATGGACGACgccgaggaggagaagaggaagcgGGGGAAGCCGTCGGCCATGCCGCTGCTGGCTGAGTCCGCGGTGGAGCAGGTGGGACAGGCGCCCGCCGGCAACATCTCACAACCGCAGGAAATGGacgacgccgaggaggagcaggcGGCGGCAGAGGAAGACAGGGTTGAGGAGCCCAGTGAGGCCTTGCCGGTGAAGAATGCTTCGTCGGCCAAGCTGCGCATTTCCAGGCCAGAGAAGAAGTCAGCAGTCGAGCGCTCGTGGTCGAGGGAAGACGAGCTCAGGATCCTCACGGCCATGGCCAAGCACGCCCAGACCCACGGCGGCGCACTGCTCGAGGCGTCCAACCTCTTCGCTGCCCTTGCCACCAGCTTCGATAAAAGGGACGCTGACACAGACAAGCTTGCCAACAAGGTCCGCAAGCTCAAGGGATGGCATGGCAGGGTGCGCCCGCAGGGCTGTCCGACCGACGACCATGGTTGCCGGCTGTTTGAGCTGTGTGAAATTGTCTGGGGTAATGGTGCCTCTCAGAACAGTAGCCAGCTAGCTTCGATGGCATCGCGCAGGAGCCGCAAGACTAGTAACAGCAGCCATGTGGTTCCTGAAGAGGCTCTCCAAGAAGGTAGTGGTGGAGGGGAGCATGCGGATGCACCTACTGGCGCACTGGCTGTGGATGTCGGCGCACCCAAGGACAGCTCCGTGCCATTTGTGAAAGATGGAGAAGTTAATTCTGGCAAATGCGAGGACAATGGGGTCCaagttgatgatgatgagcaaGCTAAGGCGACATTTGTTAGAAGGGAGTTCAGTGAATTGTCTAGATTGTATCCAGACCTGGCCAAAGAAGTGAAAGGGTACGCTCATGCACACAGCTCTGGAGAATTGATCATGGCAGCCTTCGAGACCATTGGTGATGATGCGGCCCACGATCTGGATGCAAGGTGCAAGAAGCAAAGAATCGACATGTTCAACTTGGAGATGGATCAGGCAGACCTTACCAAGGCGCTGCTGTCCACACTTGCAGGTCGGATAAATTGA